From a single Diceros bicornis minor isolate mBicDic1 chromosome 6, mDicBic1.mat.cur, whole genome shotgun sequence genomic region:
- the LOC131406772 gene encoding olfactory receptor 6E1-like yields the protein MENSMMGDARNRTAVQEFTLEGFPTVQPFGKVLFLVHLLAYLASIMGNTLIITITWADHRLQTPMYFFLSSFSFFECCFVTTVIPKLLAIFLSGRKSISFAACFTQAFVFLFLGAKIFFLMAVLALDRYLAICKPLYFPTIMKPRMCFLLVTACLALGFLLMVVPVILLSQSSFCVPHVIPHFFCDFGPLTSLSCSDTRSIEMLAFGLDLFILLTSLIVTIIAYSNIVVTILHLPTAKERQKAFFTCSPHLIVPSLMYSSCVFIYVKPKESNWLDSNREAALVNTVVTPLLNPVVYTL from the coding sequence atggaaaattcaatGATGGGGGATGCAAGAAATAGGACAGCAGTCCAGGAATTCACCCTGGAGGGGTTTCCCACTGTCCAGCCCTTTGGGAAGGTTCTCTTCCTGGTGCATCTGCTGGCATACCTGGCCTCCATCATGGGAAACACACTCATTATCACCATCACCTGGGCCGACCATCGCCTCCAGACAcctatgtacttcttcctcagcaGTTTCTCCTTTTTTGAGTGCTGTTTTGTAACTACTGTTATTCCTAAGTTGCTGGCCATCTTTCTGTCAGGGAGGAAATCAATTTCCTTTGCTGCCTGCTTCACACaagcctttgtttttcttttcctggggGCAAAGATTTTCTTCCTTATGGCTGTATTAGCCCTGGATCGGTACCTGGCCATTTGCAAACCTCTGTATTTCCCAACCATCATGAAGCCAAGGATGTGTTTCCTCCTGGTCACTGCCTGCTTGGCTTTGGGATTCCTCCTCATGGTGGTTCCAGTTATATTGCTTTCCCAGTCATCCTTCTGTGTCCCCCATGTCATCCCTCACTTCTTCTGTGATTTTGGGCCCTTGACTAGTCTCTCCTGTTCTGACACCAGATCTATTGAAATGTTGGCCTTTGGCCTTGATTTGTTTATCCTTTTGACATCCCTTATCGTAACCATCATTGCGTACAGCAACATAGTAGTCACAATCCTGCATCTCCCAACAGCCAAGGAGCGACAGAAAGCTTTCTTCACTTGCTCACCTCACCTCATTGTCCCGTCTCTGATGTACAGCAGCTGTGTCTTTATATATGTGAAACCAAAGGAATCAAACTGGCTGGACTCCAACAGAGAGGCTGCTCTTGTGAACACAGTGGTGACCCCGCTGCTGAACCCTGTTGTCTATACTCTATGA